In Calonectris borealis chromosome 8, bCalBor7.hap1.2, whole genome shotgun sequence, a single genomic region encodes these proteins:
- the TIE1 gene encoding tyrosine-protein kinase receptor Tie-1, whose translation MAVPLSSHDVPLCSPTPGAILDITLIANVQSLSHSDFFLSCIMGERDMSYLQIERENKIVMTHPKTGFQNYRNRSNHVQARGFSMADLVGILYCLGRTPTEQAQVVYVHNSHNAHLFPVKATQSVNIAEPATFSARVLKRKEMDVMWKRNGTYYQTTDRGEVRGDLVTLTLPNVSVSENGVYSATFMGDSPLWSAFYRLIVRACPAKKWGPSCEKDCPDCLNGGVCHDHVGECICPPGFMGTRCERACREGQFGRNCQETCQRAQGCRGLSFCLPDPYGCSCASGWSGSRCSQACPPGYYGPDCALGCACRNGGSCNRFSGCICPAGWHGQHCEKSDWFPQIIQLASELEFNLGSEPVISCVATGNPLPASDSVELRKADGTVLKLIKAIIEPGQITCEFQVRRLTKADTGLWECRVSTTAGQDSRKVKVNIRVPPAPLSPPRLLAKQSRQLIVSPVDCFSGDGPIVSIKLLYKPKDDTSAWSSIVVDNSENITLMNLRPVTAYVVKVQLSRPGDGGEGSKGPEAIMVTECLEPTVKPVIEGWSIEEKNTLHVNWKLPSNHEPAHGFIVHLFDSARRLVCEKNITSISVLSARIGDLEFNKEYGLEVLVYHCASLGPPSDLYKVMINSKGPSSPRSLLAESVSDTAVRLSWQVPEYPNGGITKYIVELQQVGGTSEPQWIDTDSGAETTKIVGGLNASTSYQFRVRANSHVPGEWSQPVKAKTLGDGALSVPPSLGSQSTEQAGIDQQLLLAIVGSVSVTCLTILFALLALFLIKKNFFHRRRTFTYQSGSGEETILQFNSGTLTLTRRPKPQPEPLSYPILEWEDIKFEDMIGEGNFGQVIRAMIKKDGLKMNAAIKMLKEFASENDHRDFAGELEVLCKLGHHPNIINLLGACENKGYLYIAIEYAPYGNLLDFLRKSRVLETDPAFAKEHGTASTLTSQQLLQFASDVAKGMQYLSEKQFIHRDLAARNILVGENLASKIADFGLSRGEEVYVKKTMGRLPVRWMAIESLNYSVYTTKSDVWSFGVLLWEIVSLGGTPYCGMTCAELYEKLPQGYRMEKPRNCDDEVYELMRQCWRDRPYERPPFAQISMQLIRMLEARKAYVNMALFENFTYAGIDATAEEA comes from the exons ATGGCTGTGCCCTTGTCCAGTCATGACGTGCCCttgtgctcccccaccccaggggccaTCCTGGACATCACCCTGATCGCCAACGTGCAGAGCCTGTCCCACTCCGACTTCTTCCTCTCCTGCATCATGGGGGAGCGCGACATGAGCTACCTGCAGATCGAGCGGGAGAACAAGATTGTGATGACGCACCCCAAGACGGGTTTCCAAAACTACCGCAACCGCAGCAACCACGTTCAGGCCAGGGGCTTCTCCATGGCTGACCTGGTGGGGATCCTCTACTGCCTGGGGCGCACCCCGACCGAGCAGGCCCAGGTGGTTTATGTGCACAACAGCCACAACG ctcACCTCTTCCCGGTGAAGGCCACGCAGTCCGTGAACATCGCCGAGCCCGCCACCTTCTCTGCCAGGGTCCTCAAGAGGAAGGAGATGGATGTTATGTGGAAAAGAAATG GCACCTACTACCAGACCACGGACCGGGGTGAGGTGAGGGGCGACCTCGTCACCCTGACACTCCCCAACGTCAGTGTGAGTGAAAATGGGGTCTACAGTGCCACGTTCATGGGGGACAGCCCTCTGTGGAGCGCCTTCTACCGCCTGATCGTGAGAG CCTGCCCCGCAAAGAAATGGGGACCGTCCTGCGAGAAGGACTGTCCTGACTGTCTGAACGGTGGCGTCTGCCACGACCACGTCGGCGAATGCATCTGCCCTCCCGGGTTCATGGGCACCCGCTGTGAGCGAG CCTGCCGGGAAGGCCAGTTTGGCCGCAACTGCCAGGAGACGTGCCAGAgagcccagggctgcagggggctgAGCTTCTGCCTGCCGGACCCTTATGGCTGCTCCTGCGCCTCGGGCTGGAGCGGCTCCCGCTGCAGCCAAG CCTGTCCCCCAGGATACTATGGCCCCGACTGTGCCCTGGGGTGCGCCTGCCGAAATGGAGGCAGCTGTAACCGCTTCAGCGGCTGCATCTGCCCCGCGGGCTGGCACGGGCAGCACTGCGAGAAGTCAG ACTGGTTCCCCCAGATCATCCAACTGGCCTCAGAGCTGGAGTTCAACCTGGGCTCAGAGCCTGTCATCAGCTGCGTGGCCACCGGCAACCCGCTGCCTGCCAGCGACAGCGTGGAGCTGCGCAAGGCTGATGGCACCGTGCTCAAG CTCATCAAAGCCATCATCGAGCCGGGGCAGATCACCTGCGAGTTTCAGGTGCGACGCCTGACGAAGGCAGACACAGGGCTCTGGGAGTGCCGGGTCTCCACAACTGCAGGCCAGGACAGCCGGAAAGTCAAGGTCAACATCCGAG TGCCGCCggcacccctgagccccccacgGCTGCTGGCCAAGCAGAGCCGCCAGCTCATCGTGTCACCCGTGGACTGCTTCTCCGGTGACGGACCCATTGTGTCCATCAAGCTGCTCTACAAGCCCAAGGACGACACCTCAGCATGGTCATCCATTGTGG TTGACAACAGCGAGAACATCACCCTCATGAACCTCCGACCGGTGACCGCCTACGTCGTCAAGGTGCAGCTGAGCCGGCCGGGGGACGGTGGGGAGGGCAGCAAAGGGCCCGAGGCCATCATGGTGACCGAGTGCCTTG AGCCCACGGTCAAGCCTGTGATCGAAGGTTGGTCCATAGAGGAGAAAAACACACTTCATGTCAACTGGAAATTGCCAAGTAACCACGAACCAGCACATGGGTTCATTGTCCACCTCTTCGACTCTGCGAGGCGGCTGGTCTGTGAGAAAAACATCACATCCATCTCTGTGCTCTCCGCCCGCATCGGGGACCTGGAGTTCAACAAGGAGTACGGTCTGGAGGTGCTGGTCTACCACTGTGCCAGCCTGGGGCCCCCCTCCGACCTCTACAAGGTCATGATCAACAGCAAAG GGCCTTCCTCCCCACGGTCACTCTTGGCAGAGTCCGTGTCCGACACCGCCGTTAGGCTCTCCTGGCAGGTCCCTGAGTACCCCAACGGGGGCATCACCAAGTACATCGTGGAGCTGCAGCAGGTGGGGGGCACCAGCGAGCCCCAGTGGATCGACACCGACAGTGGCGCCGAGACCACCAAGATCGTCGGGGGCCTCAACGCCAGCACCAGCTACCAGTTTCGTGTCCGGGCCAACTCCCATGTCCCAGGGGAATGGAGCCAGCCCGTGAAAGCCAAGACCCTGGGGGACG GAGCGCTGAGCGTGCCGCCCAGCCTCGGCAGCCAGAGCACCGAGCAGGCGGGAATAGACCAGCAGCTGCTCTTGGCCATCGTCGGCTCCGTGTCCGTCACCTGCCTCACCATCCTCTTTGCCCTCCTGGCACTTTTCCTCATCAAGAAGAATTTTTTCCACCGGCGCCGCACCTTTACGTACCAGTCTGGCTCG GGGGAAGAGACCATCCTGCAGTTCAACTCGGGGACCCTGACCCTGACACGCCGGCCCAAGCCGCAGCCTGAGCCCCTCAGCTACCCCATCCTGGAGTGGGAAGACATCAAGTTTGAGGACATGATCGGGGAGGGCAACTTCGGGCAGGTCATCAGGGCCATGatcaaaaaggacggcctgaaaatgAATGCAGCCATCAAGATGCTGAAAG AGTTTGCTTCGGAGAACGACCATCGGGACTTTGCCGGGGAGCTGGAGGTGCTGTGCAAACTGGGCCATCACCCCAACATCATCAACTTGCTGGGTGCCTGCGAGAACAAGG GCTACCTGTACATCGCCATTGAGTACGCTCCCTATGGAAACCTCCTCGACTTCCTCCGCAAAAGCCGAGTCCTGGAGACAGACCCAGCTTTTGCCAAGGAGCACGGCACTGCCTCCACCCTCAcctcccagcagctcctccagttTGCTTCGGACGTGGCCAAGGGGATGCAGTATTTGAGTGAGAAGCAG TTCATTCACAGGGACCTGGCAGCCAGGAATATCCTGGTAGGAGAAAACCTGGCCTCCAAGATTGCCGACTTTGGCCTCTCCAGAGGGGAGGAGGTCTACGTGAAGAAGACGATG GGCCGCTTGCCGGTTCGCTGGATGGCCATCGAGTCCCTGAACTACAGCGTGTACACCACCAAGAGCGATGT GTGGTCATTTGGTGTCCTGCTCTGGGAGATCGTCAGCTTGG GGGGGACGCCGTACTGTGGGATGACGTGCGCTGAGCTCTACGAGAAGCTGCCCCAGGGCTACCGCATGGAGAAGCCACGCAACTGCGACGATGAGGT
- the C8H1orf210 gene encoding type III endosome membrane protein TEMP has product MAPACLLRVCSLLCAWSVVTGHPCSLDRQGWADCHGKSLLHAPSSLPSNITGLDLSFNSLVVPRHGTLLMHFPSLRSLNLSRNALLALSPAVFSNLGALRLLDLSSCSITYLHRDAFKGLGNLHTLVLRNNSLQELEVPFFLPLKGLFRLDLQHNMLVSVDALSLQLMEAVPQVWLEGNPWVCDCTAHPLQRWLQRRQAVQVTCASPPELRGQEVAALDFQDLGCQMKQRFPRGVSTAQQITVTHSNTTTPPSGKGGRSWPYLVGFLVAAIGISILIALAAKCKLFHKNFASYHHRPLPETSSIGGSPMEDSSGWDRGSSGWGASESHPMPGAADLQAEDDDGFIEDNYIQPSEQLQEEEERELHFSI; this is encoded by the exons atggctcctgcctgcctgctccggGTCTGCAGCCTCCTCTGCGCCTGGTCAGTGGTGACAGGACACCCCTGCAGCCTCGACCGCCAG GGATGGGCCGACTGCCACGGGAAGAGCCTCCTGCACGCTCCAAGTTCCCTTCCAAGCAACATCACCGGTTTGGACCTCTCCTTCAACTCCCTGGTCGTGCCCCGACACGGGACTCTCTTGATGCATTTCCCTTCCCTGCGCTCCCTCAACCTCTCTAGGAATGCCCTGCTGGCTCTGAGCCCAGCAGTCTTCTCCAACCTCGGGGCACTGCGCTTGCTGGACCTGAGCAGCTGCAGCATCACCTACCTCCACAGGGATGCTTTCAAGGGCTTGGGAAACTTGCACACACTGGTCCTAAGAAACAACAGTCTGCAAGAGCTTGAGGTCCCTTTCTTCCTGCCGCTGAAGGGTCTTTTCCGCCTGGACCTGCAGCACAACATGCTGGTCTCTGTGGACGCTTTGAGCCTGCAGCTGATGGAGGCAGTCCCGCAGGTCTGGCTGGAAGGGAACCCCTGGGTCTGCGACTGCACCGCGCACCCTCTGCAGCGGTGGCTCCAGCGCAGGCAAG CTGTGCAGGTGACCTGCGCATCACCCCCGGAGCTGCGGGGCCAGGAGGTTGCGGCTCTGGATTTCCAGGACCTGGGCTGCCAGATGAAGCAGCGGTTTCCTCGGGGGGTCAGCACGGCACAGCAGATCACAGTGACCCACAGCAACA CCACCACACCGCCCTccgggaagggaggaaggagctggCCATACCTGGTGGGCTTCCTGGTGGCAGCAATCGGCATCTCCATCCTGATCGCACTGGCTGCCAAATGCAAGCTCTTCCACAAGAACTTTGCCAGCTACCACCACCGTCCGCTGCCTGAAACCAGCTCGATCGGAGGCAGCCCCATGGAGGACAGCAGCGGCTGGGACAGGGGCTCCTCAGGCTGGGGGGCCAGCGAGAGCCACCCCATGCCTGGTGCTGCTGACCTGCAAGCTGAGGATGACGACGGCTTCATCGAGGACAACTACATCCAGCCAAgtgagcagctgcaggaggaagaggagcgggAGTTGCACTTCTCCATCTGA
- the TMEM125 gene encoding transmembrane protein 125: MPELAELSSPRTPADADHIQRNILEEHVELWWFQDPKKSILCYGMAVVLILACGIGGIILLYSTSSRSGEWRLAVGTTLCLLALLVLLKQLLSSAIQDMNCIRSRDQIELLKSGGFSDCLVLLLSALVLVVCGVVLTILSTTTMQLSPARPLASMFTSGVVLLTAGSAILLCLLLYLLCTSCRQAAPRSLETGEIRVFTISGRLAANRRLPPTSSMANLI; encoded by the coding sequence ATGCCAGAgctggcagagctgagcagcCCCCGCACCCCTGCGGATGCGGACCACATCCAGAGGAACATCTTGGAGGAGCATGTGGAGCTCTGGTGGTTCCAGGATCCCAAGAAGTCCATCCTGTGCTACGGGATGGCTGTGGTGCTGATCCTGGCCTGCGGAATCGGGGGCATCATCCTGCTGTATAGCACTAGCAGCCGGTCTGGGGAGTGGCGGCTGGCCGTGGGCACCACGCTCTGCCTCCTGGCCCTGCTCGTGCTGCTGAAGCAGCTGCTGAGCTCTGCAATCCAGGACATGAACTGCATCCGCAGCCGGGATCAGATTGAACTCCTGAAGAGCGGGGGCTTCTCAGactgcctggtgctgctgctcagcGCCCTGGTGCTGGTGGTCTGTGGGGTCGTGCTCACCATCCTCTCCACCACGACCATGCAGCTCAGCCCTGCACGGCCACTGGCCAGCATGTTCACCAGCGGGGTTGTCCTCCTGACTGCTGGCAGTGccatcctcctctgcctgctgctctaCCTGCTCTGCACCTCCTGCCGCCAGGCTGCTCCTCGGAGCCTGGAGACTGGCGAGATCCGTGTCTTCACCATCTCCGGCCGCCTTGCTGCCAACAGGCGGCTTCCtcccacctccagcatggccaaCCTGATCTGA